A region from the Hypericibacter adhaerens genome encodes:
- a CDS encoding MBL fold metallo-hydrolase yields MRVTVLGCGGSGGVPLVGNHWGSCNPANPRNRRRRVSVLVETHGKTILIDASPDCRAQLLDANVKGLDAVLFTHDHADHVHGLDDLRFVRRDPAAPPLPVYATPETLATLAQRFDYVFKQNEKGSGKLYKPFLDPHPVELGKPFLADGVPVLPYLQDHGHGTISTGYRIGNFAYSTDVIELPEASLALLKGLDLLIVDCLRFEPHITHANFDKAMGWIGVLKPRHAVLTHLNHQIDYDALKARCPAGVEPGYDGLVVEVQE; encoded by the coding sequence ATGCGTGTGACAGTTCTCGGATGCGGCGGCTCGGGCGGCGTGCCGCTGGTGGGCAATCATTGGGGCAGCTGCAACCCGGCGAACCCGCGCAACCGGCGCCGGCGCGTGTCGGTGCTGGTCGAGACCCATGGCAAGACGATCCTGATCGACGCCTCGCCCGACTGCCGCGCGCAGCTGCTCGACGCCAATGTGAAGGGGCTCGACGCGGTGCTCTTCACCCATGACCATGCCGACCATGTGCATGGGCTCGACGATCTGCGTTTCGTGCGCCGCGATCCGGCCGCACCGCCGCTGCCGGTCTATGCGACGCCCGAGACCCTGGCGACGCTGGCCCAGCGCTTCGACTATGTCTTCAAGCAGAACGAGAAGGGCTCGGGGAAGCTCTACAAACCCTTCCTCGATCCGCATCCGGTCGAGCTCGGAAAGCCCTTCCTCGCCGACGGCGTCCCGGTCCTGCCTTATCTCCAGGACCATGGCCATGGCACGATCTCGACCGGCTACCGCATCGGCAACTTCGCCTATTCGACCGACGTGATCGAGCTGCCGGAAGCCTCGCTGGCGCTGCTGAAAGGTCTCGATCTCCTCATCGTCGATTGCCTGCGCTTCGAGCCGCATATCACCCACGCCAACTTCGACAAGGCGATGGGCTGGATCGGCGTGCTCAAGCCGCGCCATGCGGTGCTGACCCATCTCAATCACCAGATCGACTATGACGCGCTCAAAGCGCGCTGCCCGGCGGGCGTGGAGCCGGGCTATGACGGGCTGGTCGTCGAGGTGCAGGAGTGA
- a CDS encoding SET domain-containing protein, with product MPMPRSIFSNDVEKRKSPVHGFGLFARRPLPQGTIVVVKGGHIFDKETRDRNFQILGPAEIQIADDLFLGPSSVEEREASMMYLNHSCDPNVGVRGQILFVTMRDVRQSEELTVDYAMMDNEDYEMTCHCGAKACRGVVTGFDWRMPELQRRYKGFFSSYLEDKIQRRG from the coding sequence ATGCCAATGCCTCGGTCCATCTTCTCGAACGACGTCGAGAAGCGCAAAAGCCCTGTTCACGGATTTGGGCTCTTCGCCCGTCGGCCCTTACCCCAGGGAACGATCGTGGTCGTAAAGGGCGGCCATATCTTCGACAAGGAAACGAGGGACCGCAATTTTCAGATCCTGGGGCCGGCTGAAATCCAGATCGCGGACGACTTGTTCCTGGGGCCGTCGAGCGTCGAGGAACGAGAGGCAAGCATGATGTACCTCAATCACTCCTGCGATCCCAATGTCGGTGTGCGCGGTCAGATCCTCTTCGTGACCATGCGCGATGTCCGGCAGTCCGAAGAGCTGACCGTGGACTACGCAATGATGGACAACGAAGACTATGAGATGACCTGCCATTGCGGTGCCAAGGCATGTCGCGGCGTCGTCACCGGCTTCGATTGGCGAATGCCCGAGCTGCAGCGACGGTACAAGGGGTTCTTTTCGTCCTATCTCGAGGACAAGATCCAACGGCGCGGGTGA
- a CDS encoding FtsB family cell division protein, which produces MAIRIDLRRYLRQIAVPLIGASLLGYFGYHAIQGDRGLMAWLTLKQQLRQADAQLASLQAEQVALANRVQRMSPSTLDADLLDEQMRLMLNYARDDEVIIMLPTPAAPGAGAPAPSNSDVN; this is translated from the coding sequence ATGGCCATTCGAATCGACCTCCGCCGCTACCTGCGCCAGATCGCGGTTCCGCTGATCGGGGCCTCGTTGCTGGGCTATTTCGGCTATCACGCGATCCAGGGCGATCGCGGCCTGATGGCCTGGCTCACCTTGAAGCAGCAGCTGCGCCAAGCCGATGCCCAGCTCGCCTCGCTGCAGGCGGAGCAGGTGGCGCTCGCCAACCGCGTCCAGCGCATGAGCCCCTCGACGCTCGACGCCGACCTGCTCGACGAGCAGATGCGGCTGATGCTGAACTACGCGCGCGACGACGAGGTGATCATCATGCTGCCGACCCCGGCGGCACCGGGCGCAGGTGCCCCCGCGCCCTCGAACAGCGATGTTAACTGA
- the pdhA gene encoding pyruvate dehydrogenase (acetyl-transferring) E1 component subunit alpha translates to MAATTARKAGKADSDESETLITHYRDMLLIRRFEEKAGQLYGMGLIGGFCHLYIGQEAVVVGCMAVRKPSDSVVTSYRDHGHMLATGMDAKGVMAELTGRRGGYSKGKGGSMHMFSREKNFFGGHGIVGAQVPIGTGLAFAHRYKEDGGVCVAFLGDGAINQGQVYESFNMAALWKLPVVYVIENNKYGMGTSVERAAAGKDLNMRGQAYGIPGQKVDGMDVMAVRAAADKAIAYARGGKGPYILEALTYRYRGHSMSDPAKYRSKEEVAKMRQEHDPIDHLRAKLLEGGHADENALKTIDREVKDIVAEAAEFAQASPEPDPSELWTDVLVEA, encoded by the coding sequence ATGGCCGCCACCACCGCGCGCAAGGCCGGCAAGGCCGACAGCGACGAGTCGGAAACCCTGATCACCCACTACCGCGACATGCTGCTGATCCGACGCTTCGAGGAGAAGGCGGGCCAGCTCTACGGCATGGGGCTCATCGGCGGCTTCTGCCATCTCTATATCGGCCAGGAGGCGGTGGTGGTGGGCTGCATGGCGGTGCGCAAGCCCAGCGACAGCGTCGTCACCTCCTATCGCGATCACGGCCATATGCTCGCGACCGGCATGGATGCGAAAGGCGTCATGGCCGAGCTCACCGGCCGGCGCGGCGGCTATTCCAAGGGCAAGGGCGGCTCGATGCATATGTTCAGCCGCGAGAAGAATTTCTTCGGCGGCCACGGCATCGTCGGCGCCCAGGTGCCGATCGGCACCGGCCTCGCCTTCGCCCATCGCTACAAGGAGGATGGCGGCGTCTGCGTGGCCTTCCTCGGCGATGGCGCCATCAACCAGGGCCAGGTCTACGAATCCTTCAACATGGCCGCGCTCTGGAAGCTGCCCGTCGTCTATGTGATCGAGAACAACAAATACGGCATGGGCACCTCGGTCGAGCGCGCGGCCGCGGGCAAGGATCTCAACATGCGCGGCCAGGCTTATGGCATCCCCGGCCAGAAGGTCGACGGCATGGATGTGATGGCGGTGCGCGCGGCGGCCGACAAGGCGATCGCCTATGCGCGCGGCGGCAAGGGCCCCTACATCCTCGAGGCGCTGACCTACCGCTATCGCGGCCATTCCATGTCCGACCCTGCGAAATACCGCAGCAAGGAAGAGGTCGCGAAGATGCGCCAGGAGCATGATCCGATCGACCATCTGCGCGCCAAGCTGCTCGAGGGCGGCCATGCCGACGAGAACGCGCTCAAGACCATCGATCGCGAGGTGAAGGACATCGTCGCCGAAGCGGCCGAGTTCGCCCAGGCGAGCCCGGAACCCGATCCGTCCGAGCTTTGGACCGACGTGCTGGTCGAAGCCTGA
- a CDS encoding pyruvate dehydrogenase complex E1 component subunit beta translates to MSIDILMPALSPTMTEGKLAKWLKKEGDAVKPGDVLAEIETDKATMEVEAVDEGKLARIIVPAGTENVAVNAPIAVLAVEGESLDAAASKAAPKPAPVAAPAPAAAPAAKPAPAASVPAAPAIVTAAPEAEMGETHTITVREALRDAMAEEMRRDPTVFLMGEEVAEYQGAYKVSQGLLEEFGPKRVIDTPITEHGFAGLGVGAAFGGLRPIVEFMTFNFAMQAIDQIINSAAKTNYMSGGQMGSPIVFRGPNGAASRVAAQHSQCYASWYAHCPGLKVVAPWSGADAKGLLKSAIRDPNPVIFLEHELLYGQNFPVPTSADYIVPIGKAKIVRPGRDVTIAAFSRPVGFALAAAETLAKDGIEAEVIDLRSLRPLDTDTIVSSVKRTNRLVTVEEGWPFAGIGSELSALMMEQAFDWLDAPVARVHGADVPLPYAANLEHLALPNADNIVAAARQVCYRS, encoded by the coding sequence ATGTCCATCGATATCCTGATGCCGGCCCTCTCGCCGACCATGACCGAGGGCAAGCTGGCGAAGTGGCTGAAGAAGGAAGGCGACGCGGTAAAGCCTGGCGACGTGCTGGCCGAGATCGAGACCGACAAGGCGACCATGGAGGTCGAGGCGGTCGACGAGGGCAAGCTCGCCAGGATCATCGTGCCGGCCGGCACCGAGAACGTCGCGGTGAACGCGCCGATCGCGGTGCTCGCGGTCGAGGGCGAGAGCCTCGACGCGGCGGCCTCCAAGGCCGCGCCCAAGCCGGCACCCGTTGCAGCGCCCGCTCCGGCCGCGGCACCCGCGGCGAAGCCCGCGCCGGCGGCGTCCGTCCCTGCAGCACCTGCCATCGTCACGGCGGCGCCGGAAGCCGAGATGGGTGAGACCCACACCATCACGGTGCGCGAGGCCTTGCGCGACGCCATGGCCGAGGAGATGCGCCGCGACCCGACCGTCTTCCTGATGGGCGAGGAGGTCGCGGAATATCAGGGGGCCTACAAGGTGAGCCAGGGCCTGCTCGAGGAGTTCGGGCCCAAGCGCGTGATCGACACGCCGATCACCGAGCATGGCTTCGCCGGGCTCGGCGTCGGTGCCGCCTTCGGCGGCCTGCGGCCGATCGTCGAGTTCATGACCTTCAATTTCGCCATGCAGGCGATCGACCAGATCATCAACTCGGCCGCCAAGACCAATTACATGTCGGGCGGCCAGATGGGCTCGCCGATCGTCTTCCGCGGTCCCAACGGCGCCGCGTCGCGCGTGGCCGCGCAGCATTCGCAGTGCTATGCGAGCTGGTATGCGCATTGCCCGGGCCTCAAGGTCGTCGCGCCCTGGTCGGGGGCGGACGCCAAGGGCCTGCTCAAATCGGCGATCCGCGATCCCAACCCGGTCATCTTCCTCGAGCATGAGCTGCTCTACGGTCAGAACTTCCCGGTGCCGACCAGCGCCGATTACATCGTGCCGATCGGCAAGGCCAAGATCGTGCGGCCCGGCCGCGACGTGACCATCGCCGCCTTCTCGCGGCCGGTGGGCTTCGCGCTCGCGGCGGCCGAGACGCTGGCCAAGGACGGCATCGAGGCCGAGGTGATCGACCTCCGCAGCCTGCGCCCGCTCGACACCGACACCATCGTCAGCTCGGTCAAGCGCACCAACCGCCTGGTGACGGTGGAGGAGGGCTGGCCCTTCGCCGGCATCGGCTCGGAGCTGTCGGCCCTCATGATGGAGCAGGCCTTCGACTGGCTCGACGCGCCGGTGGCGCGCGTCCATGGCGCCGACGTGCCGCTGCCCTATGCCGCCAATCTCGAGCATCTGGCCTTGCCGAACGCCGACAATATCGTCGCCGCGGCGCGCCAGGTCTGCTACCGCAGCTGA
- a CDS encoding pyruvate dehydrogenase complex dihydrolipoamide acetyltransferase: MPTPILMPALSPTMTEGKLAKWIKKEGDAVKSGDVLAEIETDKATMEVEAVDEGTLGRIVVPAGAENVAVNAPIAYLLNEGESASALDAIGKAAPAVAPKPAPAAPAAAAPAPAAAAPAAAPQTAPAAPAPAAAAPAKDGQRLFASPLARRLAAEANLDLARIPGSGPHGRIVKSDIESAKASGVAAAPAAAPAAAAPAPRPAAAAPAAPPTPLPTEGFTELPLSTMRKVIARRLMESKQTIPHFYLTVEAEIDALLALRTQLNAKAPEGVKLSVNDLVIKACGMALARVPRANAIWGGDKILLNKTCDVSVAVALDDGLITPVIRSADKKGLAAISTEMKALADRAKAGKLLPEEYSGGAFSLSNLGMFGIKEFAAVINPPQGSILAVGKGEQRAVVKGGALAVATMMSCTISCDHRVIDGAIGAQFLDQIKKLLEDPITMML, from the coding sequence ATGCCGACGCCGATCCTGATGCCCGCGCTCTCGCCCACCATGACCGAGGGCAAGCTCGCGAAATGGATCAAGAAGGAAGGTGACGCGGTCAAGTCCGGCGATGTGCTGGCCGAGATCGAGACCGACAAGGCGACGATGGAGGTGGAGGCGGTGGACGAAGGCACGCTCGGCCGCATCGTCGTGCCCGCCGGCGCCGAGAACGTCGCCGTCAACGCGCCGATCGCCTATCTGCTGAACGAGGGCGAGAGCGCCTCGGCGCTCGACGCCATCGGCAAGGCGGCCCCGGCCGTCGCGCCGAAGCCGGCTCCGGCGGCGCCTGCTGCTGCGGCACCGGCGCCCGCCGCAGCGGCCCCGGCGGCTGCACCTCAGACGGCGCCAGCGGCTCCAGCGCCGGCTGCGGCAGCGCCCGCGAAGGATGGCCAGCGCCTCTTCGCCAGCCCGCTCGCGCGGCGTCTCGCCGCCGAGGCCAATCTCGACCTGGCGCGGATCCCAGGCTCGGGTCCCCATGGCCGCATCGTGAAATCGGATATCGAGAGCGCGAAGGCATCCGGCGTCGCCGCGGCTCCGGCCGCTGCACCTGCTGCTGCCGCGCCCGCACCGCGCCCGGCCGCCGCCGCACCGGCGGCCCCGCCCACGCCGCTGCCGACCGAGGGCTTCACCGAGCTGCCGCTCAGCACGATGCGCAAGGTGATCGCGCGCCGGCTGATGGAATCGAAGCAGACCATCCCGCATTTCTACCTGACGGTCGAAGCCGAGATCGACGCGCTGCTGGCCTTGCGCACCCAGCTCAACGCCAAGGCGCCCGAAGGCGTGAAGCTCTCGGTTAACGATCTCGTCATCAAGGCCTGCGGCATGGCGCTGGCGCGGGTGCCGCGCGCCAACGCGATCTGGGGCGGCGACAAGATCCTGCTGAACAAAACCTGCGACGTGTCGGTGGCGGTGGCGCTCGATGACGGGCTCATCACGCCGGTCATCCGTTCCGCCGACAAGAAAGGCCTCGCCGCCATCTCGACCGAGATGAAGGCGCTGGCTGACCGGGCCAAGGCCGGGAAGCTGCTGCCCGAGGAATATAGCGGCGGCGCCTTCTCGCTCTCCAATCTCGGCATGTTCGGCATCAAGGAGTTCGCGGCCGTCATCAACCCGCCGCAGGGCTCGATCCTCGCCGTCGGCAAGGGCGAGCAGCGCGCGGTGGTGAAGGGCGGGGCACTCGCCGTCGCCACCATGATGAGCTGCACCATCTCCTGCGACCACCGCGTCATCGACGGCGCCATCGGCGCCCAGTTCCTGGACCAGATCAAGAAGCTGCTCGAAGACCCGATCACGATGATGCTCTAG
- a CDS encoding glutathione S-transferase family protein, with translation MTGRYKLYGGKRCGSVPIEAALAEIGAPAEILELDFAAGEQWGEAYRKVNPLGRIPAMALPDGTIVTESAAMLLLVCERHPEAGLLPPVESGDRGRLYRWLMFASNNLYEAIGRVDYPERYVEDKAAAPGAERRAIEDLKRFWTMIEEGLTPGPFALGERFSALDLYLSVLARWSVRDWVIEQCPRIAGMVRHTVARPKVAPIWQHHFGGEPL, from the coding sequence ATGACCGGCCGTTACAAGCTCTATGGTGGCAAGCGTTGCGGCTCGGTGCCGATCGAGGCGGCGCTGGCGGAGATCGGGGCGCCGGCCGAGATCCTCGAGCTCGATTTCGCCGCCGGCGAGCAGTGGGGCGAGGCCTATCGCAAGGTCAACCCGCTGGGCCGGATCCCGGCGATGGCCTTGCCGGACGGCACGATCGTCACGGAATCGGCGGCCATGCTGCTGCTGGTCTGCGAGCGCCACCCGGAGGCGGGGTTGCTGCCGCCGGTCGAATCCGGCGATCGCGGCCGGCTCTATCGCTGGCTGATGTTCGCCTCGAACAATCTTTACGAGGCGATCGGGCGCGTCGACTACCCGGAACGCTATGTCGAGGACAAGGCGGCCGCACCCGGCGCCGAGCGGCGTGCGATCGAGGATCTCAAACGTTTCTGGACCATGATCGAAGAGGGGCTCACGCCGGGGCCGTTCGCGCTCGGCGAGCGCTTCTCGGCGCTCGACCTTTATCTCAGCGTGCTCGCGCGCTGGAGCGTGCGCGACTGGGTCATCGAGCAGTGTCCGCGCATCGCCGGGATGGTGCGCCATACGGTGGCGCGGCCCAAGGTGGCGCCGATCTGGCAGCATCATTTCGGCGGCGAGCCGCTCTAG
- the lpdA gene encoding dihydrolipoyl dehydrogenase, whose protein sequence is MAENFDIVIIGSGPGGYVAAIRAAQLGKKTAIVERENLGGICLNWGCIPTKALLRSAEVYHNMKNAAAYGLKADNVGYDAAKVVERSRKVAAQLSNGVKFLMKKHKITVYDGVAKLAGKGKVAVTKDGKPVAELAAPAIILATGARARALPGLVPDGKLVWTYREAMVPPALPKSLLVIGSGAIGIEFASFYRQFGAEVTVVEVMDRVLPVEDAEISAFAKKAFEKQGMKILTSATVKALKKGTDSVTATIEAGGKSSDVTVERVILAVGIVGNVENLGLEGTKVKVEKTHVVTDEWGATGEPGLYAIGDLTGPPWLAHKAMHEGVICVEKIAGVKGVHPMNKENIPGCTYCLPQVASVGLTEAAAKAKGHEVKVGRFPFIGNGKAIALGEPEGLVKTVFDAKTGELLGAHMIGAEVTELIQGYTIARTLETTEAELMATVFPHPTLSEMMHESVLDAYGRALHI, encoded by the coding sequence ATGGCCGAGAATTTCGACATCGTGATCATCGGCAGCGGGCCGGGCGGCTATGTGGCGGCCATCCGTGCGGCCCAACTCGGCAAGAAGACCGCGATCGTCGAGCGCGAGAATCTCGGCGGCATCTGCCTCAACTGGGGCTGCATCCCGACCAAGGCGCTGCTGCGCTCGGCCGAGGTCTATCACAACATGAAGAACGCGGCCGCCTACGGGCTCAAGGCCGACAATGTGGGCTATGACGCGGCCAAGGTCGTGGAGCGCAGCCGCAAGGTGGCGGCGCAGCTCTCGAACGGCGTCAAGTTCCTCATGAAGAAGCACAAGATCACGGTCTATGACGGCGTGGCGAAGCTCGCCGGCAAGGGCAAGGTGGCCGTGACGAAGGACGGCAAGCCCGTGGCCGAGCTCGCCGCGCCCGCGATCATCCTCGCGACCGGCGCCCGCGCCCGCGCGCTGCCGGGCCTCGTGCCCGACGGCAAGCTGGTCTGGACCTATCGCGAGGCGATGGTGCCGCCCGCCTTGCCGAAATCGCTGCTGGTCATCGGCAGCGGCGCCATCGGCATCGAGTTCGCGAGCTTCTACCGCCAGTTCGGCGCCGAGGTGACGGTGGTCGAGGTGATGGACCGCGTGCTGCCCGTCGAGGATGCCGAGATCTCGGCCTTCGCCAAGAAGGCCTTCGAAAAGCAGGGCATGAAGATCCTCACCTCCGCCACGGTGAAGGCCTTGAAGAAAGGCACCGACAGCGTGACGGCCACGATCGAAGCAGGCGGCAAATCCTCCGATGTCACGGTCGAGCGCGTGATCCTCGCGGTCGGCATCGTCGGCAATGTCGAGAATCTCGGCCTCGAGGGCACGAAGGTGAAGGTCGAGAAGACCCATGTCGTGACCGACGAGTGGGGCGCCACGGGCGAGCCCGGGCTCTATGCCATCGGCGATCTCACAGGCCCGCCCTGGCTCGCGCACAAGGCGATGCATGAGGGCGTGATCTGCGTCGAGAAGATCGCGGGCGTCAAAGGCGTCCATCCGATGAACAAGGAGAACATCCCCGGCTGCACCTACTGCCTGCCGCAGGTGGCGAGCGTGGGGCTGACCGAGGCCGCGGCCAAGGCCAAGGGCCACGAGGTCAAGGTCGGGCGCTTCCCCTTCATCGGCAACGGCAAGGCGATCGCCCTGGGCGAGCCAGAGGGGCTGGTGAAAACAGTGTTCGACGCCAAGACCGGCGAGCTCCTCGGCGCGCACATGATCGGCGCCGAGGTGACCGAGCTGATCCAGGGCTACACCATCGCCCGCACGCTCGAGACCACCGAGGCCGAGCTGATGGCGACCGTCTTCCCGCACCCGACGCTCTCCGAGATGATGCATGAGAGCGTGCTCGACGCCTATGGACGGGCGCTCCACATCTGA
- the lipA gene encoding lipoyl synthase, which translates to MIESAAVAKLRHPEKAHKPDNPVARKPDWIRVKAPMSREYQETRALMRQLGLATVCEEAACPNIGECWKQKHATVMILGSVCTRACSFCNVATGRPDLLDPHEPAHVAEAVGKLDLHHIVVTSVDRDDLDDGGAAHFAETIRRIREAAPATTIEVLTPDFLRKEGALETVVAAGPDVYNHNLETVPRLYREVRPGARYFHSLRLLQRVKEIDPTRFTKSGIMVGLGETREEVAQVMDDLRSADVDFITIGQYLQPTPKHHAVERFVTPAEFTEMRDMALSKGFLLAASSPLTRSSYHAGEDFERLKAARLEKLAASGAGA; encoded by the coding sequence ATGATCGAATCTGCCGCCGTCGCCAAGCTCCGCCATCCCGAGAAGGCCCACAAGCCGGACAATCCGGTCGCGCGCAAGCCCGACTGGATCCGCGTCAAGGCGCCGATGTCGCGCGAATATCAGGAGACGCGCGCGCTGATGCGCCAGCTCGGCCTTGCCACGGTCTGCGAGGAGGCGGCCTGCCCCAATATCGGCGAATGCTGGAAGCAGAAGCACGCGACCGTGATGATCCTGGGCTCGGTCTGCACCCGCGCCTGCAGCTTCTGCAATGTCGCCACCGGGCGCCCCGATCTGCTCGATCCGCACGAGCCCGCCCATGTCGCCGAGGCCGTGGGGAAGCTCGACCTCCATCACATCGTCGTCACCTCGGTCGATCGCGACGATCTCGATGACGGCGGCGCCGCGCATTTCGCCGAGACCATCCGGCGCATCCGCGAGGCCGCGCCTGCGACCACGATCGAGGTGCTGACGCCCGACTTCCTGCGCAAGGAAGGCGCGCTCGAGACCGTCGTCGCGGCCGGGCCCGACGTCTACAACCACAATCTCGAGACCGTGCCTCGGCTCTATCGCGAGGTGCGGCCGGGCGCCCGCTATTTCCATTCGCTGCGATTGCTGCAGCGGGTGAAGGAGATCGATCCCACGCGCTTCACCAAGTCCGGCATCATGGTGGGGCTGGGCGAGACCAGGGAGGAGGTGGCGCAGGTGATGGACGATCTGCGCTCGGCCGACGTCGACTTCATCACCATCGGCCAGTATCTCCAGCCCACGCCCAAGCATCACGCGGTCGAGCGTTTCGTGACCCCGGCCGAGTTCACCGAGATGCGCGACATGGCGCTGAGCAAGGGCTTCCTGCTGGCGGCGAGCTCGCCCTTGACCCGCTCCTCCTATCACGCGGGCGAGGATTTCGAGCGGCTCAAGGCGGCGCGGCTGGAAAAGCTCGCCGCTTCCGGTGCCGGCGCCTGA
- a CDS encoding type II toxin-antitoxin system RatA family toxin: MPTHAEQRVLPYTQDQLFDLVADIERYPEFLPWCVGARIRKRLPDGTLEADLIIGFKMIRERFTSIVKPDRAGHRIDVSYAEGPFRYLNNHWKFLPEGESRTRVDFFVDFEFRSILLQKVIGALFNEAVRRMVAAFEHRAQQLYGKTTA, encoded by the coding sequence ATGCCCACGCACGCCGAGCAGCGGGTCCTTCCCTATACCCAGGATCAGCTCTTCGATCTGGTCGCCGATATCGAGCGCTATCCGGAGTTCCTGCCCTGGTGCGTGGGCGCGCGCATCCGCAAGCGCCTCCCGGACGGCACGCTCGAGGCCGATCTCATCATCGGCTTCAAGATGATCCGCGAGCGCTTCACCTCGATCGTGAAGCCCGACCGCGCCGGCCACCGCATCGATGTCAGCTATGCCGAGGGGCCGTTCCGCTATCTCAACAACCACTGGAAGTTCCTGCCCGAGGGCGAGAGCCGGACGCGCGTCGATTTCTTCGTCGATTTCGAGTTCCGCTCGATCCTGCTGCAGAAGGTGATCGGCGCGCTCTTCAACGAAGCGGTCCGGCGCATGGTCGCCGCCTTCGAGCATCGCGCGCAGCAGCTCTACGGCAAGACCACGGCCTGA
- a CDS encoding cupin domain-containing protein, with product MTSSDKAPIAVKAEAVAPRTKPSSYPEPFFSRMARREKRALGDLFGLRNFGVNLTRLEPGGESSLLHRHSRQDEFIYILEGEPTLVTDRGEVPLRPGMCAGFPAQGIAHQLVNRTGRTVTYLEIGDRTPGDEGSYPADDLRAALGPDGKWVYSHKDGRPY from the coding sequence ATGACGAGCAGCGACAAGGCGCCGATCGCCGTGAAAGCCGAGGCCGTGGCGCCCCGGACCAAGCCGTCCAGCTATCCGGAGCCGTTCTTCAGCCGCATGGCCAGGCGCGAGAAGCGGGCCCTGGGCGATCTGTTCGGCTTGAGGAATTTCGGCGTCAATCTGACCCGGCTCGAGCCCGGCGGCGAATCCTCCCTGCTCCATCGCCACAGCCGGCAGGACGAGTTCATCTACATCCTCGAAGGCGAGCCGACGCTCGTCACCGACCGGGGCGAGGTTCCGCTGCGGCCGGGCATGTGCGCCGGCTTTCCCGCGCAGGGGATCGCGCATCAGCTCGTCAACCGCACCGGCCGGACCGTGACCTATCTCGAGATCGGCGACCGCACGCCCGGCGATGAAGGAAGCTATCCGGCGGACGATCTCCGCGCGGCTTTGGGACCCGACGGCAAGTGGGTCTACAGCCACAAGGACGGGCGGCCCTACTGA
- a CDS encoding TonB family protein yields the protein MGLPEGMSRPALLSVLFHGSILAAALLAWPKDPPLPADAGMGGSVPVMFVAGGSAEADAQAAAEAAAPSEATATPADAPPAPPQARIAEDVSPAEPAPEPPVPEAIEELPPVEAELAEPPPPVEETDLSSTTMAALSLEPMPEPPPVVEEAIEIEKIVEKPVTQPTTETAEQAPEKPKPLPATKPTPPRETTVATPPAAPPPSPPQPQPEPPQATQLASLPATTVSDASPAAPADAAASKAAPSTASSGSASADSAPAAQSASLPEGAGMPTGSGSAPGPSAAEQADYASLLAAWLDRHKEYPERARRKHQQGVVLCEFAIDRQGQVLSYRILQGSGYELLDEEASELMTRANPVPPPPAGMDQTYVVPIVFALN from the coding sequence ATGGGTCTGCCGGAGGGGATGTCGCGACCGGCCCTGCTTTCAGTCCTGTTCCACGGCTCGATCCTGGCCGCGGCCCTGCTCGCCTGGCCGAAGGACCCGCCGCTGCCCGCGGATGCCGGCATGGGCGGCAGCGTCCCGGTGATGTTCGTCGCCGGGGGCAGCGCTGAAGCCGACGCGCAGGCCGCCGCCGAGGCGGCCGCGCCCAGCGAAGCAACGGCCACGCCGGCAGATGCGCCGCCGGCGCCACCCCAGGCCCGGATCGCGGAAGACGTTTCGCCGGCGGAGCCCGCGCCCGAGCCGCCCGTGCCCGAAGCGATCGAAGAGCTGCCGCCCGTCGAGGCGGAGCTGGCCGAGCCGCCGCCTCCGGTCGAGGAGACGGATCTTTCCAGCACGACCATGGCCGCGCTCAGCCTGGAGCCGATGCCGGAGCCGCCGCCGGTGGTCGAGGAAGCGATCGAGATCGAGAAGATCGTCGAGAAGCCGGTGACGCAGCCGACGACGGAGACGGCGGAACAGGCCCCTGAGAAGCCCAAGCCCCTGCCCGCCACCAAACCGACACCGCCGCGCGAAACGACCGTGGCGACCCCGCCGGCAGCACCCCCACCCTCTCCACCGCAGCCTCAGCCGGAGCCGCCGCAAGCGACCCAGCTCGCATCGCTGCCGGCAACGACCGTCAGCGACGCCAGCCCGGCAGCGCCCGCCGACGCCGCGGCGAGCAAGGCCGCGCCCTCGACCGCCAGCAGCGGCAGCGCCAGTGCCGACAGCGCCCCCGCCGCGCAGAGCGCGTCACTCCCCGAGGGTGCCGGCATGCCGACCGGATCCGGCAGCGCGCCGGGACCTTCGGCTGCGGAGCAGGCTGACTACGCGAGCCTGCTGGCCGCCTGGCTCGACCGGCACAAGGAATATCCCGAGCGGGCGCGGCGCAAGCATCAGCAAGGGGTCGTGCTCTGCGAGTTCGCCATCGACCGCCAGGGCCAGGTGCTGAGCTATCGCATCCTCCAGGGCTCGGGCTACGAGCTCCTCGACGAGGAAGCGAGCGAGCTCATGACCCGCGCCAACCCCGTGCCCCCGCCGCCCGCCGGCATGGACCAGACCTATGTGGTCCCGATCGTGTTCGCGCTGAACTAG